One Streptomyces sp. NBC_00102 DNA segment encodes these proteins:
- a CDS encoding ScpA family protein, whose product MPTTDDSATPRRRALGRGPGAAGAAPDEPGPDASAPAPVIPGAPAADESTAAPEALHTPPAPPEPPAASEVPEAPPGPSEGPQGAPEDGRRFTVRLANFEGPFDLLLQLITRHRLDVTEVALSKVIDEFMAHIRAMGADWDLDQTTEFLVVAATLLDLKAARLLPTAEVEDEADLALLEARDLLFARLLQYRAYKRVADIFSDRLDAEARRFPRTVGLEPHHAALLPEVVLSIGPEGFARLAAKAMQPRPEPQVYVDHIHAPLVSVREQAGIVVELLRASGAASFRELTEDAGDTLTVVARFLALLELYREKAVALDQEEALGELLVRWCGEEGAQPVVTDEFDQEVQPDTEEGVES is encoded by the coding sequence TTGCCGACGACCGACGACTCCGCCACCCCGCGCCGCCGCGCCCTCGGACGCGGGCCGGGGGCGGCAGGGGCGGCACCGGACGAGCCGGGGCCGGACGCGTCGGCGCCCGCTCCCGTGATTCCCGGGGCCCCGGCGGCCGACGAGTCGACCGCCGCCCCCGAGGCGCTGCACACGCCTCCAGCGCCCCCGGAGCCGCCCGCGGCGTCCGAGGTGCCCGAGGCGCCTCCCGGGCCGTCCGAGGGCCCTCAGGGGGCGCCGGAGGACGGCCGGCGGTTCACCGTACGGCTGGCGAACTTCGAAGGCCCCTTCGACCTGCTGCTCCAGCTGATCACCCGGCACCGGCTCGACGTGACCGAGGTCGCGCTCTCCAAGGTCATCGACGAGTTCATGGCCCACATCCGCGCCATGGGCGCGGACTGGGACCTCGACCAGACCACCGAGTTCCTCGTCGTCGCCGCGACCCTGCTCGACCTCAAGGCCGCCCGGCTGCTGCCCACCGCCGAGGTCGAGGACGAGGCCGACCTCGCTCTCCTGGAAGCGCGTGACCTGCTCTTCGCGCGGCTGCTGCAGTACCGGGCGTACAAGCGGGTCGCCGACATCTTCAGCGACCGGCTGGACGCCGAGGCGCGCCGCTTCCCCCGTACGGTCGGGCTGGAGCCGCACCACGCGGCGCTGCTGCCCGAGGTCGTTCTCAGCATCGGCCCCGAGGGATTCGCCCGGCTCGCCGCGAAGGCCATGCAGCCCCGGCCCGAGCCGCAGGTGTACGTGGACCACATCCACGCGCCGCTGGTCAGCGTGCGCGAGCAGGCGGGGATCGTGGTCGAGCTCCTGCGGGCTTCGGGCGCGGCCAGCTTCCGGGAGCTCACCGAGGACGCCGGGGACACCCTCACGGTGGTGGCCCGCTTCCTCGCGCTGCTGGAGCTGTACCGGGAGAAGGCGGTCGCGCTGGACCAGGAGGAGGCGCTCGGCGAGCTTCTCGTGCGGTGGTGCGGCGAAGAGGGCGCACAGCCCGTCGTGACGGACGAGTTCGACCAGGAAGTCCAGCCGGACACCGAGGAGGGCGTGGAATCGTGA
- the scpB gene encoding SMC-Scp complex subunit ScpB has protein sequence MKPALEAVLMVVDEPATEEHLAKVLQRPPRAVALALRELADEYTVQRRGFDLRLVAGGWRFYTRPAYAEAVESFVLDGRQARLTQAALETLAVVAYRQPVSRSRVSAVRGVNCDGVMRTLLQRALVEEAGTEPETGAILYRTTNYFLERMGLRGLDELPELAPFLPEADAIEAETLEGVPSFDPDAPDTPDTHADDKTEF, from the coding sequence CTGAAGCCCGCCCTGGAGGCGGTGCTGATGGTGGTGGACGAGCCGGCCACCGAGGAGCACCTCGCCAAGGTCCTCCAGCGGCCGCCGAGGGCCGTGGCCCTGGCGTTGCGGGAGCTGGCGGACGAGTACACCGTCCAGCGCCGCGGATTCGATCTGAGGCTCGTCGCGGGAGGCTGGCGGTTCTACACCCGGCCCGCCTACGCGGAGGCCGTGGAGAGCTTCGTCCTGGACGGTCGGCAGGCCCGTCTCACCCAGGCGGCACTGGAGACCCTGGCGGTCGTCGCGTACCGGCAGCCGGTCAGCCGTTCGAGGGTTTCGGCGGTGCGCGGAGTGAACTGCGACGGGGTCATGCGGACCCTCCTCCAGCGCGCTCTGGTCGAGGAGGCGGGGACGGAACCCGAAACAGGTGCGATCCTGTACAGGACGACGAACTACTTTCTGGAGCGTATGGGCCTGCGTGGTCTGGACGAGCTCCCGGAACTCGCTCCCTTCCTCCCGGAGGCGGACGCGATCGAGGCTGAGACGCTAGAGGGTGTGCCGTCGTTCGATCCGGACGCACCGGACACCCCGGATACTCACGCAGACGACAAGACGGAATTTTGA
- a CDS encoding pseudouridine synthase, translating into MRSSGRNSGSGSSGGGNRNPRGGSGGSFRKPQGGGQGGGQGGRGQGGQGGRGPAQGRGGRDDQQEQRPRRPRPEERRYDVGPSTSSSGAGDSEARKGRGASARGGAKGGPKSPQPGNARGGFRRGPSGQARPRELDAKIEQRNRDRYADKPDFKVVRTHPGAEQEGERLQKVLARAGMGSRRACEELIEQARVEVNGEIVLEQGKRVDPQKDEIKVDGLTVATQSYLFFALNKPAGVVSSMEDPDGRQCLGDYVTNRETRLFHVGRLDTETEGIIMLTNHGELAHRLTHPKYGVKKTYLAAIQGPLPRDLGKRLKDGIQLEDGYARADHFRVVENTGKNYLVEVTLHEGRKHIVRRMLSEAGFPVDRLVRTSFGPIPLGDQKSGWLRRLTNTEVGMLMREVGL; encoded by the coding sequence ATGCGAAGCAGTGGCAGGAACAGCGGAAGCGGCAGCAGCGGCGGCGGCAACCGGAACCCCCGGGGCGGTAGCGGCGGGTCCTTCCGGAAGCCCCAGGGCGGCGGTCAGGGCGGTGGCCAGGGCGGCCGCGGTCAGGGCGGTCAGGGCGGCCGCGGGCCGGCCCAGGGCCGCGGCGGGCGCGACGACCAGCAGGAGCAGCGTCCGCGCCGCCCCCGCCCGGAGGAGCGCCGTTACGACGTGGGCCCCTCGACCAGCTCGTCGGGCGCCGGCGACAGCGAAGCCCGCAAGGGTCGCGGCGCCTCGGCCCGCGGCGGCGCCAAGGGCGGACCGAAGTCCCCGCAGCCCGGCAACGCCCGCGGCGGCTTCCGGCGCGGCCCCTCGGGCCAGGCCCGGCCGCGCGAGCTGGACGCGAAGATCGAGCAGCGCAACCGCGACCGGTACGCGGACAAGCCGGACTTCAAGGTGGTCAGGACCCACCCGGGCGCCGAGCAGGAGGGCGAGCGGCTGCAGAAGGTCCTCGCCCGGGCCGGCATGGGCTCGCGGCGGGCCTGCGAGGAGCTGATCGAGCAGGCGCGCGTCGAGGTCAACGGCGAGATCGTGCTGGAGCAGGGCAAGCGCGTCGACCCGCAGAAGGACGAGATCAAGGTCGACGGACTGACCGTCGCGACCCAGTCGTACCTCTTCTTCGCGCTGAACAAGCCGGCCGGCGTCGTCTCCTCGATGGAGGACCCGGACGGCCGTCAGTGCCTCGGCGACTACGTCACCAACCGTGAGACGCGGCTCTTCCACGTCGGCCGGCTGGACACCGAGACCGAGGGCATCATCATGCTCACCAACCACGGTGAGCTCGCCCACCGCCTCACCCACCCGAAGTACGGCGTGAAGAAGACGTACCTCGCGGCGATCCAGGGCCCGCTCCCGCGCGACCTGGGCAAGCGGCTCAAGGACGGCATCCAGCTGGAGGACGGGTACGCCCGCGCCGACCACTTCCGCGTCGTCGAGAACACCGGCAAGAACTACCTGGTCGAGGTGACCCTCCACGAGGGCCGCAAGCACATCGTCCGCCGGATGCTCTCCGAGGCCGGCTTCCCGGTCGACCGCCTGGTGCGGACCTCCTTCGGGCCGATCCCGCTGGGCGACCAGAAGTCCGGCTGGCTGCGCCGCCTGACCAACACCGAGGTCGGCATGCTGATGCGCGAGGTCGGTCTGTAG
- the pnuC gene encoding nicotinamide riboside transporter PnuC encodes MSLADVLDPLQEPLFTWLDTPVSWTEVLGFGSGALCVWLVVRRHTANWPVGIANNLFFVLLFAQSGLYADAGLQIAFIALAAYGWWTWTHGGGPGAPVLPVRTTPRTEWTWLLAAGAVGTLALTLLLSRATDSTVPFWDAVTTALSLMATYGQSRKRVESWWLWIAADLVYIPLYAHKGLYLTSLLYVGFLALCVAGLRSWRRDLAADAGAADRPAAPAEVAA; translated from the coding sequence ATGAGTCTCGCGGATGTTCTCGACCCCCTGCAGGAGCCCCTGTTCACCTGGCTGGACACCCCGGTCAGCTGGACCGAGGTGCTCGGCTTCGGCAGCGGGGCCCTCTGCGTCTGGCTCGTGGTGCGCCGGCACACGGCCAACTGGCCGGTCGGCATCGCCAACAACCTCTTCTTCGTCCTGCTGTTCGCGCAGTCCGGCCTCTACGCCGACGCCGGACTTCAGATCGCCTTCATCGCCCTCGCCGCGTACGGCTGGTGGACCTGGACCCACGGGGGTGGACCAGGAGCACCCGTCCTGCCGGTGCGCACGACGCCGCGCACCGAATGGACCTGGCTGCTCGCGGCGGGGGCGGTGGGGACCCTCGCGCTGACCCTGCTGCTCTCCCGCGCCACCGACTCGACCGTGCCGTTCTGGGACGCGGTGACGACCGCGCTTTCCCTGATGGCGACCTACGGGCAGAGCCGCAAGCGGGTCGAGTCCTGGTGGCTGTGGATCGCCGCCGACCTCGTCTACATCCCGCTCTACGCCCACAAGGGCCTGTATCTGACCTCACTGCTGTACGTCGGCTTCCTCGCGCTCTGCGTGGCCGGGCTGCGCTCCTGGCGGCGCGACCTCGCCGCGGACGCCGGTGCGGCGGACCGTCCGGCCGCCCCCGCGGAGGTGGCGGCGTGA